In a single window of the Sediminicoccus sp. KRV36 genome:
- the phoU gene encoding phosphate signaling complex protein PhoU yields MPNTSPSHIVKSYEEDLKRLREMIARMGGLAERQVADAADALVRRDTKLASEVVARDKLLDDMERDVEQFCVRLLALRQPMAQDLRLIIACMKISQDLERIGDYARNGAKRAIVVSQQPILGSLNGFERMAELVQENLKGAIDALVEGDSAMADAVWANDEPIDGIYNGIFREMLTFMMEDPRNITAATHLLFIAKNMERIGDHATNIAERVHFAVLGTPLTEDRPKADNSSSAVVNPPA; encoded by the coding sequence ATGCCCAACACGTCCCCCTCCCATATCGTGAAATCCTACGAAGAGGATCTGAAGCGCCTGCGCGAGATGATCGCGCGCATGGGCGGCCTCGCCGAGCGCCAGGTGGCGGATGCGGCCGATGCGCTGGTCCGCCGTGACACCAAGCTCGCCAGTGAGGTCGTGGCGCGTGACAAGCTGCTCGATGACATGGAGCGCGATGTCGAGCAGTTCTGCGTGCGCCTGCTGGCGCTGCGCCAGCCCATGGCGCAGGATCTGCGCCTGATCATCGCCTGCATGAAGATCAGCCAGGATCTGGAGCGCATCGGCGATTACGCGCGCAATGGCGCGAAGCGCGCCATCGTCGTCTCCCAGCAGCCGATCCTGGGCAGCCTCAATGGCTTTGAGCGGATGGCGGAGCTGGTGCAGGAGAACCTCAAGGGCGCGATTGACGCGCTGGTCGAGGGCGACAGCGCCATGGCCGATGCCGTCTGGGCGAATGACGAGCCGATTGACGGCATCTACAACGGCATCTTCCGAGAAATGCTGACCTTCATGATGGAAGATCCGCGCAACATCACCGCCGCCACGCATCTGCTCTTCATCGCGAAGAACATGGAACGCATCGGCGACCACGCGACCAACATCGCCGAGCGTGTGCATTTCGCCGTGCTCGGGACTCCACTGACCGAGGATCGCCCCAAGGCGGACAACTCCTCCTCGGCGGTGGTCAATCCGCCGGCATAA
- the phoB gene encoding phosphate regulon transcriptional regulator PhoB, which yields MPEGFNGGGKPTILVVEDEAALLALLRYNLERQGFNVEEATDGQEALLRIAEAKPDLVLLDWMLPAMSGIEVCRQIRRRPATRDLPVIMVTARTEDQDAVRALDTGADDYIAKPFAVEALLARIRALLRRSSNVSAKGSIAYLDLAMDQDAHRVTRNGRPLHLGPTEYRLLEFFLSHPRRVFTREQLLDAVWGRDIHVELRTVDVHIRRLRKAINTDGELDLIRTVRSAGYALDADNG from the coding sequence ATGCCCGAAGGCTTCAACGGGGGCGGCAAGCCCACCATCCTCGTCGTCGAGGATGAGGCGGCGCTGCTCGCCCTGCTGCGCTACAATCTGGAACGGCAGGGCTTCAACGTCGAGGAAGCGACCGACGGGCAGGAGGCGCTGCTGCGCATCGCCGAAGCCAAGCCGGACCTCGTTCTGCTCGACTGGATGCTGCCCGCCATGTCGGGCATCGAGGTCTGCCGGCAGATCCGCCGCCGCCCCGCCACGCGGGACCTGCCCGTCATCATGGTGACCGCCCGCACCGAGGACCAGGACGCGGTGCGTGCCCTGGATACCGGCGCTGACGACTATATCGCCAAGCCCTTCGCAGTGGAGGCGCTGCTGGCGCGCATCCGGGCGCTGCTGCGGCGTTCCTCCAATGTCTCGGCCAAGGGCAGCATCGCCTATCTCGACCTGGCGATGGACCAGGATGCGCATCGCGTCACGCGCAATGGCCGCCCGCTGCATCTGGGGCCGACCGAGTACCGGCTGCTGGAATTCTTCCTCTCCCACCCGCGCCGCGTCTTCACGCGGGAACAGCTGCTGGACGCGGTCTGGGGGCGCGATATCCATGTGGAATTGCGCACGGTGGATGTGCATATCCGCCGGCTGCGCAAGGCGATCAACACGGATGGCGAGCTGGACCTGATCCGGACCGTGCGCTCCGCCGGCTATGCGCTGGACGCGGATAACGGCTGA
- a CDS encoding 3-hydroxyacyl-CoA dehydrogenase NAD-binding domain-containing protein translates to MAEERFVEHARDGDIHILRIANPPVNTLRTGVRAGLHAGIGAALKEGARAIVLIGEGRLFCAGAEMTEFNKPRQPPSLPEVFDAIENCKVPVIAAIHGSALGGGLELALACHARVALASAQVGLPEVKRGFVPGAGGTQRLPRLIGPEAALKIIVTGEPISAAEALKLGAINAVVEGPLEAAAVAWARAHAGESFTLARKREDRIKGADLAAFDAAAATLLKRTRGQESPKGCVAAVRASITHSFEDGLNIEREQFQKLVAGEQSFALRHIFFGEREAVRVPGLPEDVKGTPVNNAVVIGGGTMGGGIAMNFANAGIPVTIVETTQEALDKGLARCEANWQRSVTSGRMNQAEYEKRRSFLKGSTSLDVVKEADLVIEAIFENMDAKKELFAKLDKLARPGVVLASNTSTLSIDEIASATSRPELVIGMHFFSPANVMRLLENVRGAKTNHVAIATATEVGKRIAKLPVLVGNCDGFVGNRMTGKRGPQQEKLLLEGALPQDIDRVMEAYGMAMGPCATGDLAGLDIGAAVRKARGTVAPIADALFAAGRYGQKTSKGWYMYDEKRTRIVDPEVERIILDIAEKMQVRRRKIEDGEILERMLLPMVNEGARILEEGVASRAIDIDVIFCNGFGWPAWRGGPMFWADRIGLKAVRDKLAHYAAATNDPNMKPAALIETLAASGGSFATGSAKSAA, encoded by the coding sequence ATGGCCGAAGAGCGGTTCGTCGAGCACGCGCGTGACGGCGATATTCACATCCTTCGCATCGCCAACCCGCCGGTCAATACGCTGCGGACCGGCGTGCGCGCCGGGCTGCATGCCGGGATCGGCGCGGCCCTCAAGGAGGGGGCCCGCGCCATTGTCCTGATCGGCGAAGGCCGCCTTTTCTGCGCCGGCGCGGAGATGACCGAATTCAACAAGCCGCGCCAACCCCCCAGCCTTCCCGAGGTGTTCGACGCGATCGAGAATTGCAAGGTGCCCGTCATCGCCGCCATCCATGGCTCGGCGCTGGGTGGCGGGCTGGAATTGGCACTGGCCTGCCATGCGCGCGTGGCGCTGGCCAGCGCGCAGGTCGGCCTGCCCGAGGTGAAGCGCGGCTTCGTGCCCGGCGCCGGCGGCACCCAGCGCCTGCCACGGCTGATCGGCCCCGAGGCGGCCCTCAAGATCATCGTGACGGGGGAGCCGATTTCGGCGGCCGAGGCGCTGAAGCTCGGCGCCATCAATGCCGTGGTGGAGGGCCCGCTGGAGGCTGCCGCGGTGGCCTGGGCGCGCGCCCATGCCGGGGAGAGCTTCACCCTGGCCCGTAAGCGCGAGGACAGGATCAAGGGCGCCGACCTGGCAGCCTTTGACGCCGCCGCCGCGACCCTGCTGAAGCGCACACGCGGCCAGGAAAGCCCGAAGGGCTGTGTTGCCGCCGTGCGCGCCTCCATCACCCATTCCTTCGAGGATGGGCTGAACATCGAGCGCGAGCAGTTCCAGAAACTCGTCGCCGGCGAGCAGAGCTTCGCACTGCGCCACATCTTCTTTGGCGAGCGCGAGGCGGTGCGCGTCCCGGGCCTGCCCGAGGATGTGAAGGGCACGCCCGTGAACAACGCGGTCGTCATCGGCGGCGGCACGATGGGCGGCGGGATCGCGATGAATTTCGCCAATGCCGGCATCCCCGTCACCATCGTGGAAACCACGCAGGAGGCGCTGGACAAGGGCCTGGCGCGCTGCGAGGCGAATTGGCAGCGCAGCGTCACCTCAGGCCGCATGAACCAGGCCGAGTATGAGAAGCGCCGCTCCTTCCTCAAGGGCAGCACCAGCCTGGATGTGGTGAAGGAGGCCGACCTCGTGATCGAGGCGATCTTCGAGAATATGGACGCGAAGAAGGAGCTTTTCGCCAAGCTGGATAAGCTGGCGCGGCCTGGCGTGGTGCTGGCTTCCAACACCTCCACCCTCTCCATTGACGAGATCGCCTCGGCCACGTCTCGGCCGGAACTGGTGATCGGGATGCATTTCTTCTCGCCCGCCAATGTCATGCGGCTTTTGGAGAATGTGCGCGGCGCCAAGACCAACCATGTGGCCATCGCGACGGCGACGGAGGTGGGCAAGCGCATCGCCAAGCTGCCCGTCCTGGTCGGCAATTGCGACGGTTTCGTCGGCAACCGCATGACCGGCAAGCGCGGCCCCCAGCAGGAGAAATTGTTGCTGGAAGGCGCGCTCCCGCAGGATATCGACCGGGTGATGGAGGCCTATGGCATGGCCATGGGGCCTTGTGCCACGGGCGATCTCGCCGGGCTCGATATCGGTGCTGCCGTGCGCAAGGCGCGCGGCACGGTGGCGCCCATCGCCGATGCGCTGTTCGCCGCCGGCCGCTACGGGCAAAAGACCAGCAAGGGCTGGTACATGTATGACGAAAAGCGCACCCGCATCGTGGACCCCGAGGTGGAGCGCATCATCCTCGACATCGCCGAGAAGATGCAGGTCCGCCGCCGCAAGATCGAGGATGGCGAAATCCTGGAGCGCATGCTGCTGCCCATGGTGAATGAGGGCGCGCGAATCCTGGAGGAGGGCGTGGCCTCCCGCGCCATTGATATCGACGTCATCTTCTGCAACGGCTTCGGCTGGCCCGCATGGCGCGGCGGCCCGATGTTCTGGGCCGACCGCATCGGCCTCAAGGCCGTGCGCGACAAGCTGGCGCATTACGCCGCCGCGACGAATGATCCCAACATGAAACCCGCCGCGCTGATCGAGACGCTCGCCGCTTCCGGGGGCAGCTTCGCCACGGGCAGCGCCAAGAGCGCGGCATAA
- a CDS encoding acyl-CoA dehydrogenase family protein, with product MELRFTETELNFRQEVRDFLAAECPPETRAHMVAGKSPTKAMVVEWQKKLNARGWAAPEWPVEHGGPGWSPAQKYIFREELQMWPAPSPLGFNINMCGPVIIEFGTPEQKARFLPRMRNLDDWWCQGFSEPGAGSDLAGLKTKAVLENGEWVINGQKTWTTLAQHADWIFVLARTDFAAKKQEGISFLLVDMKTPGITVRPIITIEGGHEVNEVFFDDVRVPADQLVGEVNKGWDCAKFLLGNERFGQARVGASRERIRRLKMIARDTMDGGRPLIEDPEFRRQVTEMEIELKALEMTVMRVIANETKRAGTGKPDPATSVLKIKGTEIQQGVSELLMKAAGPYAWVDGDPDAEGSNDWDVAPDWAFGLAGVYFNWRKQSIYGGSNEIQRNIMAKAFLGL from the coding sequence ATGGAACTCCGTTTCACCGAGACCGAGCTGAACTTCCGGCAGGAGGTGCGCGATTTCCTCGCCGCTGAATGCCCGCCCGAAACCCGCGCCCATATGGTCGCCGGCAAATCCCCCACCAAGGCGATGGTGGTGGAGTGGCAGAAGAAGCTGAACGCCCGCGGCTGGGCGGCACCCGAATGGCCGGTCGAGCATGGGGGCCCCGGCTGGTCGCCCGCGCAAAAATACATCTTCCGCGAGGAGCTGCAGATGTGGCCCGCACCCTCGCCGCTCGGCTTCAACATCAACATGTGCGGCCCGGTCATCATCGAATTCGGCACGCCCGAGCAGAAGGCCCGCTTCCTGCCGCGCATGCGCAACCTCGATGATTGGTGGTGCCAGGGCTTTTCGGAGCCGGGTGCCGGCTCCGACCTTGCGGGGCTGAAGACCAAGGCCGTTCTCGAAAACGGCGAGTGGGTGATCAATGGGCAAAAGACCTGGACCACGCTGGCGCAGCATGCCGACTGGATCTTCGTCCTCGCCCGCACCGATTTCGCGGCGAAGAAGCAGGAGGGAATTTCCTTCCTCCTCGTGGACATGAAGACGCCCGGCATCACGGTGCGCCCGATCATCACGATCGAGGGCGGGCATGAGGTGAATGAGGTCTTCTTCGACGATGTCCGCGTCCCGGCCGACCAGCTGGTGGGCGAGGTGAACAAGGGCTGGGATTGCGCGAAATTCCTGCTGGGCAATGAGCGCTTTGGCCAGGCCCGCGTCGGCGCCAGCCGCGAGCGCATTCGCCGCCTGAAGATGATCGCGAGGGACACCATGGATGGCGGCCGCCCGCTGATCGAGGATCCGGAATTCCGCCGCCAGGTGACGGAGATGGAGATCGAGCTGAAGGCGCTGGAGATGACGGTCATGCGCGTCATCGCGAATGAGACGAAGCGCGCCGGCACCGGCAAGCCGGACCCCGCGACCTCCGTGCTCAAGATCAAGGGCACCGAGATCCAGCAGGGTGTGTCGGAACTCCTGATGAAGGCCGCCGGCCCCTATGCCTGGGTGGATGGGGACCCCGATGCCGAGGGCAGCAATGACTGGGATGTGGCGCCCGACTGGGCCTTCGGCCTGGCCGGCGTCTATTTCAACTGGCGCAAGCAGAGCATCTACGGTGGATCCAACGAGATCCAGCGCAACATCATGGCGAAAGCCTTTCTGGGATTGTGA
- a CDS encoding acyl-CoA dehydrogenase family protein → MDFDLNESQSLLQDSIRKTLTAKYGFENRKAYMASETGWSREMWAQYAELGLLGLPFSEEDGGFGGGPEETMLVAEQMGRHITLEPWFSTVVLGGGFLRHGADAGLRQQMVEGVAAGQTLLAFAQVERQSRYDLFDVQTTAKKDGAGWVITGRKGMVLHGDTADQFFVTARVSGASRDHGGIGVFVVPATAEGVSVRGFRMVDGSRAAEVDFTAARATHVLGDAEGGLPLVDRVVDEAIAVLAAEAIGAMDVVHNMTLDYLKTRQQFGRAIGSFQALQHKAADMLVALEQSRSMAYFATMAGQGSDPAERRRNMHAVKAQIGRSQRFVGQQSIQLHGGIAMTMEYGAGHYFKRLTVNEAMFGDTDHHLRALADAGGLLQAA, encoded by the coding sequence ATGGATTTTGATCTCAACGAATCCCAGTCGCTCCTGCAGGACAGCATCCGCAAGACGCTGACGGCGAAATACGGCTTCGAGAATCGCAAGGCTTACATGGCCAGCGAAACCGGCTGGAGCCGCGAGATGTGGGCCCAATACGCCGAGCTGGGTTTGCTGGGCCTGCCCTTCTCGGAAGAGGATGGCGGCTTCGGCGGTGGCCCGGAGGAAACCATGCTGGTGGCCGAGCAGATGGGCCGGCACATCACGCTGGAACCTTGGTTCAGCACGGTGGTGCTGGGCGGTGGCTTCCTGCGCCATGGTGCCGATGCCGGACTTCGCCAGCAGATGGTGGAGGGTGTGGCCGCGGGCCAAACGCTGCTCGCCTTCGCGCAGGTGGAACGCCAGTCCCGCTATGACCTGTTCGACGTGCAGACCACGGCGAAGAAGGATGGCGCCGGCTGGGTGATCACCGGCCGCAAGGGCATGGTGCTGCATGGCGATACGGCCGATCAGTTTTTCGTGACGGCCCGTGTCTCCGGCGCATCACGGGATCACGGCGGTATCGGTGTCTTCGTCGTGCCGGCGACGGCGGAGGGCGTCTCCGTGCGCGGTTTCCGCATGGTGGATGGCAGCCGTGCGGCGGAAGTGGATTTCACCGCAGCCCGCGCGACCCATGTGCTGGGCGATGCCGAAGGCGGCCTGCCACTGGTGGACCGCGTGGTGGATGAGGCCATCGCCGTGCTGGCGGCCGAGGCGATCGGCGCCATGGATGTCGTGCACAACATGACGCTCGACTACCTCAAGACGCGCCAGCAATTCGGCCGCGCCATCGGCAGCTTCCAGGCCTTGCAGCACAAGGCGGCGGATATGCTGGTGGCACTGGAGCAGTCCCGCAGCATGGCCTATTTCGCCACCATGGCGGGGCAGGGGAGCGACCCGGCGGAGCGCCGGCGCAACATGCATGCGGTCAAGGCGCAGATCGGCCGCTCACAGCGCTTCGTCGGCCAGCAGAGCATCCAGCTGCATGGCGGCATCGCGATGACGATGGAATATGGCGCTGGCCATTACTTCAAGCGGCTGACGGTGAATGAGGCGATGTTCGGCGATACCGATCATCACCTGCGCGCCCTGGCCGATGCCGGCGGCCTGCTCCAGGCCGCCTGA
- a CDS encoding acyl-CoA dehydrogenase family protein, with amino-acid sequence MFELPEDTLALRDTARDFARERIAPHAIQWDQDRHFPLDVFREAAALGMAGLYVREESGGSGLTRLDAAVVFEALATGCPTISAFLSIHNMVAWMIDRWGDAAQRAQWLPPLLTMEKIASYCLTEPGSGSDAVALSTRARRDNAGYVMDGVKQFISGAGVSDLYLTMARTGGPGADGVSAMLVPKEAPGLSFGANEKKMGWNAQPTRQVIFEETRLPAEALLGEEGQGFRYAMAGLDGGRLNIAACSLGGAQAALDIALDYVKSRRAFGKAVAEFQATQFRLADMATELEVARSFLWRACAKLDAKAPDATLFCAMAKRFVTDTGHRIADEALQLLGGYGYLADYGIEKIVRDLRVHRILEGTNEIMRVIIARQVLGR; translated from the coding sequence ATGTTTGAACTCCCCGAGGACACCCTCGCCTTGCGCGACACCGCGCGGGATTTCGCGCGCGAACGCATCGCGCCACACGCCATCCAATGGGACCAGGACCGCCACTTCCCGCTGGACGTCTTCCGCGAGGCCGCCGCCCTGGGCATGGCCGGGCTTTATGTGCGCGAGGAGAGCGGCGGCTCCGGCCTCACGCGGCTCGATGCGGCCGTGGTGTTCGAGGCGCTGGCAACGGGCTGCCCGACCATCAGCGCCTTCCTGTCCATCCACAACATGGTCGCCTGGATGATTGACCGCTGGGGGGATGCGGCGCAGCGCGCCCAATGGCTGCCGCCGCTGCTGACCATGGAGAAGATCGCCTCCTACTGCCTCACCGAACCCGGCTCGGGCAGCGATGCGGTGGCGCTCTCCACCCGCGCGCGGCGGGACAATGCGGGTTATGTGATGGATGGCGTGAAGCAGTTCATCAGCGGTGCCGGCGTCTCGGACCTCTATCTCACCATGGCGCGCACCGGGGGGCCTGGTGCGGATGGCGTCTCGGCCATGCTGGTGCCCAAGGAAGCACCCGGGCTCAGCTTCGGTGCCAATGAAAAGAAGATGGGCTGGAACGCCCAGCCGACACGCCAGGTGATCTTCGAGGAGACCCGCCTCCCCGCCGAAGCCCTGCTGGGCGAGGAGGGCCAGGGCTTCCGCTATGCCATGGCCGGGCTGGATGGCGGGCGGCTGAACATCGCCGCCTGCTCCCTTGGCGGTGCGCAGGCGGCGTTGGATATCGCGCTCGATTATGTGAAATCCCGCCGCGCCTTCGGCAAGGCCGTCGCCGAATTCCAGGCGACGCAATTCCGCCTGGCCGACATGGCGACGGAGCTTGAAGTGGCGCGCAGCTTCCTCTGGCGGGCCTGCGCCAAGCTGGACGCAAAGGCGCCCGATGCCACGCTGTTCTGCGCCATGGCCAAGCGCTTCGTCACCGATACCGGCCACCGCATCGCCGATGAGGCGCTGCAATTGCTGGGCGGCTATGGCTACCTGGCCGATTACGGCATCGAGAAGATTGTCCGGGATCTGCGGGTGCACCGGATCCTGGAAGGGACCAATGAAATCATGCGGGTGATCATCGCCCGGCAGGTTCTCGGGCGCTGA
- a CDS encoding indolepyruvate ferredoxin oxidoreductase family protein translates to MNSIIRADLSLEERWEAAGRETLLTGTQALVRIPLLRRELDDAEGLDTAAYISGYRGSPLGGYDRELWKQKARLQDHRIIFEPGLNEDLAATACWGTQQLGLYPHAKHQGVFAIWYGKGPGVDRSGDVLRHANGAGTSPLGGVLALAGDDPASKSSTVTSGSEYAFADLEMPMLDPADVGEVLEYGVKAIALSRFSGLWVGMKCIAETMDATMSLTVDPAALMTMTPNGVAIPPGGLHIRLKDAALPIEERVRHFKLPATLAFARINGFNRIMQEAPQARFGIAVRGKAWSTLKQAMADAGITPELARMGGLRIWKVGLAWPLDAEAARAFCRGLESVLVVEDRRSFLESQLREALYAETERPRLHGKDVLSDLSELDAAMILRGLAKTLPEALRTERLAARIAELDMLAAAQAEPLDVRQPYFCPGCPHNTSTRVPEGSHALAGIGCHYLAKDMNRESDLFSHMGGEGAAWIGQHHFTETPHVFTNMGDGTYGHSGVLAIRAAIASKANITYKILVNSAVAMTGGQALEGEMTVPRIAAQMAAEGAERVVIVGDDPERHRGDPLIPRGVAFFPRAELDAVQRMLRDTPGCTVLIYDQQCATEKRRQRKRDLAPKATKRAVINPRICEDCGDCSAASNCIAIEPIETEWGRKRRIDQSGCNQDFSCVEGFCPSFLTLEGAEPVKPPMPVIATEAPLPVLPEAAPGDAWNIVLAGVGGQGVTALSAILAMAAHAEGRPVRTLDMLGLAQKGGGVYAQLRIGRVGEAVLSPRIGQGQADAMIAADLVGAHGRTARPLLGRERTRVVVSGDVSPTGRFVLNTETSDDPAAMLESVRAVAREVVALPAARTIEHDFGDLIFLNIYLLGAAFQRGLIPMSREALRRAIELNGAAVPKNLTAFEAGRLAAETAPRPPETLQAMIARRAEDLTAYQSARYAARYSAFLARVQAAEPPGETRLTRAVAAQLYRLMAYKDEYEVARLHTDPAWQAKLAEGFAGTTRINLHLAPPLLAKPGSDGRIRKISFGPWMLRAMGLLQHGKALRGTPLDPFGRTEERRVERALIGEYRAGIERLLAGLHPTNYARACEWAEAAAGIKGFGPVKLRNIEATRARWAAMDAAHV, encoded by the coding sequence ATGAACAGCATCATCCGCGCCGATCTCTCCCTGGAGGAGCGCTGGGAAGCGGCAGGGCGCGAAACCCTGCTGACGGGCACGCAGGCCCTGGTGCGCATCCCGCTGCTGCGGCGCGAGCTGGATGACGCCGAGGGCCTGGATACGGCCGCCTATATCAGCGGCTATCGCGGCTCGCCGCTCGGCGGTTATGACCGGGAACTCTGGAAGCAGAAGGCACGCCTCCAGGACCACCGCATCATCTTCGAGCCGGGCCTGAACGAGGATCTGGCGGCGACGGCCTGCTGGGGCACCCAGCAATTGGGGCTTTACCCGCACGCGAAGCACCAGGGCGTCTTTGCCATCTGGTACGGCAAGGGGCCGGGCGTGGATCGCAGCGGCGATGTGCTGCGCCACGCGAATGGTGCGGGCACCTCGCCCCTGGGGGGTGTGCTGGCGCTGGCCGGCGATGACCCAGCCTCCAAATCCTCCACCGTGACCAGCGGCTCCGAATATGCCTTCGCCGATCTCGAAATGCCCATGCTCGACCCCGCCGATGTGGGGGAGGTGCTGGAATATGGCGTGAAGGCCATCGCCCTCTCGCGCTTCTCGGGCCTATGGGTCGGCATGAAATGCATCGCCGAGACGATGGACGCGACGATGAGCCTGACGGTGGACCCGGCCGCCCTCATGACGATGACGCCCAATGGCGTGGCGATCCCACCCGGCGGTCTGCACATCCGCCTGAAGGATGCGGCGCTGCCGATCGAGGAACGCGTGCGGCACTTCAAGCTGCCGGCGACCCTCGCCTTCGCGCGCATCAATGGCTTCAACCGCATCATGCAGGAAGCGCCGCAGGCGCGCTTCGGCATCGCGGTGCGCGGCAAGGCCTGGTCCACGCTGAAGCAGGCCATGGCCGATGCCGGCATCACGCCGGAACTGGCGCGCATGGGCGGCTTGCGCATCTGGAAGGTAGGCCTGGCCTGGCCACTGGATGCCGAGGCCGCGCGCGCATTCTGCCGCGGCCTGGAAAGCGTCCTGGTGGTGGAGGACCGGCGCAGCTTCCTGGAGTCGCAACTGCGCGAGGCGCTCTACGCCGAGACGGAACGCCCGCGCCTGCATGGCAAGGATGTGCTGAGCGACCTCTCTGAACTCGACGCCGCCATGATCCTGCGCGGCCTCGCCAAGACCCTGCCCGAGGCGTTGCGCACCGAGCGCCTGGCCGCGCGCATCGCCGAACTCGACATGCTGGCCGCCGCCCAGGCCGAGCCGCTGGATGTGCGCCAGCCCTATTTCTGCCCGGGCTGCCCGCACAACACCTCGACCCGCGTGCCGGAGGGCAGCCACGCGCTGGCCGGCATCGGTTGCCACTACCTGGCCAAGGACATGAATCGCGAGAGCGACCTGTTCAGCCATATGGGCGGCGAGGGTGCCGCCTGGATCGGCCAGCATCACTTCACCGAAACGCCGCATGTCTTCACCAATATGGGGGATGGCACCTATGGCCATTCCGGCGTGCTGGCGATCCGCGCCGCGATCGCGAGCAAGGCCAACATCACCTACAAGATCCTGGTGAACTCGGCCGTGGCGATGACCGGCGGCCAGGCACTGGAAGGCGAGATGACTGTGCCGCGCATCGCGGCCCAGATGGCGGCCGAAGGGGCCGAGCGCGTGGTCATCGTCGGCGATGACCCGGAGCGGCATCGCGGCGATCCATTGATCCCGCGCGGCGTCGCCTTCTTCCCCCGCGCCGAGCTGGATGCCGTGCAGCGCATGCTGCGCGACACACCAGGCTGCACCGTGCTGATCTACGACCAGCAATGCGCCACGGAAAAGCGCCGCCAGCGCAAGCGGGACCTGGCCCCCAAGGCCACCAAGCGCGCCGTCATCAATCCGCGAATCTGCGAGGATTGCGGCGATTGCTCGGCTGCCTCGAACTGCATCGCGATCGAGCCGATCGAGACGGAATGGGGCCGCAAGCGCCGCATTGATCAATCCGGCTGCAACCAGGATTTTTCCTGCGTCGAAGGGTTCTGCCCTTCCTTCCTGACGCTCGAAGGCGCCGAACCGGTCAAGCCGCCGATGCCTGTCATCGCCACCGAGGCGCCGTTGCCGGTGCTGCCCGAAGCGGCGCCGGGCGATGCCTGGAACATCGTGCTGGCCGGTGTGGGCGGGCAGGGCGTCACGGCACTCTCCGCCATCCTGGCCATGGCGGCCCATGCCGAAGGGCGGCCCGTGCGCACGCTGGACATGCTGGGCCTCGCGCAGAAGGGCGGCGGCGTCTACGCGCAGTTGCGGATCGGCCGGGTGGGGGAAGCCGTGCTGAGCCCTCGCATTGGCCAGGGCCAGGCGGATGCGATGATCGCGGCGGACCTCGTGGGCGCGCATGGCCGCACCGCACGGCCGCTGCTGGGCCGCGAACGCACCCGCGTGGTGGTCAGTGGCGATGTCTCGCCCACCGGCCGCTTCGTGCTGAACACTGAAACCAGCGACGACCCGGCCGCCATGCTGGAGAGCGTGCGCGCCGTGGCGCGGGAGGTGGTGGCGCTGCCGGCCGCGCGCACCATCGAGCATGATTTCGGCGACCTGATCTTCCTGAACATCTACCTGCTCGGCGCCGCCTTCCAGCGCGGGCTGATCCCCATGTCGCGTGAGGCGCTGCGCCGCGCCATCGAACTCAATGGCGCTGCGGTGCCCAAGAACCTCACCGCCTTCGAGGCGGGGCGCCTGGCGGCAGAGACGGCGCCCAGGCCGCCCGAGACGTTGCAGGCCATGATCGCGCGCCGCGCCGAAGACCTTACCGCCTATCAATCGGCGCGCTATGCCGCGCGCTACAGCGCCTTCCTGGCGCGGGTGCAGGCGGCGGAGCCGCCGGGTGAGACGCGGCTGACGCGCGCGGTGGCCGCGCAGCTGTATCGCCTCATGGCCTATAAGGATGAATATGAGGTGGCGCGGCTGCACACCGACCCCGCCTGGCAGGCCAAGCTGGCCGAGGGCTTTGCCGGCACCACGCGGATCAACCTGCATCTGGCACCGCCGCTGCTGGCCAAGCCCGGCAGCGATGGCCGCATCCGCAAGATCAGCTTCGGCCCCTGGATGCTGCGCGCCATGGGCCTGCTGCAGCACGGCAAGGCGCTGCGAGGCACGCCGCTCGATCCCTTTGGCCGCACCGAGGAGCGCCGGGTGGAACGCGCGCTGATCGGCGAATACCGCGCCGGCATCGAACGCCTTCTGGCCGGGCTGCACCCCACCAACTACGCCCGGGCCTGCGAATGGGCCGAGGCGGCCGCCGGCATCAAGGGCTTCGGCCCGGTGAAGCTGCGCAACATCGAAGCCACACGTGCCCGTTGGGCCGCCATGGACGCCGCACATGTTTGA
- a CDS encoding Lrp/AsnC family transcriptional regulator: protein MDAIDRRILRALHGEARLTNAELAERAGLSPSPCWARVRRLEQAGVIRGYRAELDQAKLGLPDTVIIEVMTEKHDETQLARFEEAIANMPEVIEAWLVTGEYDYILKAAVGGTAGYERLLREKIYRLPGVRHTRTAFGIRCLKQVFTPLPA from the coding sequence ATGGATGCCATTGACCGCCGAATTCTCCGCGCCCTGCATGGCGAAGCCCGGCTGACCAATGCCGAGCTGGCCGAGCGCGCGGGGCTCTCCCCCTCGCCCTGCTGGGCGCGGGTGCGGCGGCTGGAGCAGGCGGGCGTGATCCGTGGCTACCGGGCGGAGCTGGACCAGGCCAAACTCGGCCTGCCCGATACGGTCATCATCGAGGTGATGACGGAAAAGCATGATGAAACCCAACTCGCCCGTTTCGAGGAGGCCATCGCCAATATGCCCGAGGTGATCGAGGCCTGGCTGGTCACCGGCGAATACGACTACATCCTCAAGGCGGCCGTGGGCGGCACGGCGGGCTATGAACGCCTGCTGCGCGAGAAGATCTATCGCCTGCCGGGGGTGCGCCACACCCGCACCGCCTTTGGCATACGCTGCCTGAAGCAGGTCTTCACGCCCTTGCCGGCCTGA